From Chryseobacterium sp. IHB B 17019, one genomic window encodes:
- a CDS encoding FtsL-like putative cell division protein — MAKRTTYRPQKKLTFIDIIKGNFLNRDEVKIHYKYFLLLFILMMAMIYSNHLVNKKIKIVNALKEETEEYKSRNAYAQSKLIKVKMESQLGKEVAKDSLMTLENHPHKLLIKLDSTDAKAK, encoded by the coding sequence GTGGCAAAAAGAACAACATATCGCCCTCAAAAGAAGCTCACTTTTATAGACATTATAAAAGGAAACTTCCTGAACCGTGATGAGGTGAAGATACATTACAAGTATTTCCTCCTGTTGTTCATATTAATGATGGCGATGATTTACAGCAACCATTTGGTTAATAAAAAAATCAAGATCGTCAACGCCTTAAAAGAAGAAACAGAAGAATATAAATCGAGAAACGCTTACGCACAAAGTAAGCTGATTAAAGTAAAAATGGAATCGCAGTTGGGGAAAGAAGTGGCAAAAGATTCATTAATGACTCTTGAAAACCACCCTCATAAACTGCTAATAAAACTGGACAGTACAGATGCAAAAGCAAAATGA